The sequence below is a genomic window from Campylobacter concisus.
GGGAAATTTACGTGTAAAAGACCATAACTTCGTTGGTGTTAGAGCTGCTAGAAATCTTGAAGATTTTTTCTTTGATCAAGTAGAGCTTGGTGTTGATTACACTCAAAAAGCAAAAGAAAAAACAGGTAGCTTAACAAGAGAAGGAAGAGTCCTTAGATATCATGCAAATCTTGTAAAAGATATAGTTGATTTTGGACCAGTTAGTCTATATGGTTTAGTTGGTGCTGGTTATGAAGATGTTCCAGCTATTTTTGTTAAAAATGAAGATGGCGGTTTTGGCCAATATGGTTTTGGCTTAAGATATCAAGTAACTGATAGATTTGCTCTTAAAGCAGAAGCAAGAGACGCTATCAAATTTGAACATGCTGATCATAACCTATTCTATTCACTAGGCTTTGGTATCGGTCTTGACTCAAAAGCAGCTCCAGTTGTGGCAGCAGCTCCAGTTGCAGCAGTAACTCCAGCAGCAACTCCAGTTCTTGATGATGATAATGATGGCGTGCCAAATGATATAGATCAATGCCCTAACACTCCAGCTGGCGTAGTCGTTGATGAAAGAGGATGTGAAAAAGTTATCGTTCTTAGAGATCTAGATGTTAACTTTGCATTTGATAGCTATAAAGTCGGACCAAAATATGCAGCTGAGATCAAAAAAGTAGCTGACTTTATGGGCGAACACCCAGATTATAAAGTTGTACTTGCTGGTCACACTGATAGCGTAGGTGCAGAAGCTTATAACCAAAAACTATCTGAAAAAAGAGCAAAAGCAGTAGCTGATGTTCTTGCTGGCTATGGCGTAAGTGAGGATAAAATTTCAACAGTTGGTTACGGTGAGCTTAAACCAATTGCCACAAATAAAACTAAAGAAGGCCGCGCTCAAAATAGACGCGTTGAAGCTACTTTCAATAAATAATCTTATTATTTAAAGTTACTTCTTTTAGGGGCTTAGCTTCGGCTAGGCCCTTTTTTATTTCTACGGAGAAAATGATGAAAAAAACCATACTTTTTGATTTGGACGGTACACTTATTGACTCGACTTCTGCTATTTTGAAAGGATTTGATAGAGCTTTTTTATCTCATGGCAAAAAAGAGCCAGACCATAATGTATTAAAGTCTTTGGTTGGTCATCCGCTTGAAATAATGTTTGAAAGACTTGGTGCAAGCAAAAATTTAATTGATAGCTATATAAAAGAGTATAAAGCTTGCTACGAAAAAAATTATCTTGATGAGACGGTACTTTTAGATTATGCAAATGAAGCATTGAAGGAGGCAAATAGCTTTGCTGACGTGGGTATAGTTACTACTAAAACTTCAAAATTTTCTATTATCTTGCTTGAGCATTTAGGAGTTATGAAATATATAAAAACTGTTATTGGAAGAGACGATGTTACTAATCCAAAACCAAATCCAGAGCCTATAAATTTGGCTTTAGATAGACTTAATAAAGATAAAAATAATGCATTTATGGTAGGTGATACCATTATGGATCTAATGGCTGCACAAGCCGCTTTTGTTACAGGCGTAGGTCTAACTTGTGGATATGGTCAAAAGAGTGATTTGGAGAAATTTAGTAAACATATTTTCTCAAACCCATTTGAAGCCGTTAGCTTTATAAAAGAGGTTTAATAATCTAATATTCCTAAACTGCTTATATTTTAAATTAAATTCAACATAACGTTTAGCTTACTTGGCTATAAAATTTACTCCAAAAATTTATTACCTTTGTTTGCTACAAAATCTTTTTAAAAATATTTATTATGAATTTTTAACATCTAAATTACTTAAATTGATTTTCTTAAAAGCCTACTTTCATATTAAATCTATTTTATTTAAAATATGAAAATTTATCTAAAATTAGCTAATTTTAGGAGATCATAGATTTAAGACCCTAGCCACTTTTAGAGCGCTCGCAAATGCAAAATGCAAGTTGTATCCACCAAGCATACCAGTGATATCTAAAACTTCACCTATAAAGTAAAGCCCTTTTACGCTTTTGCACTCTAAATTTTCATCTAAAAAATTAGTTTTTACGCCACCTTTTGTAACTTCAGCCCTTTCAAAGCCAAATGTCCCAGCTGGGGCAAATTCATAAGCAAAAAGCCTTTTTATGATTTGTCTCTCTTCATCGCTAAATTCATAAAAGGCTCTATCTTTTAAGCTAAAATTTTTTAAGAACTCTAGCACAAATCTCTTTGGTAAGGGCAAAACCGAGCTAAGCTGCTTTTTACCATTTACTAAATTTTTCTCACTAAATTTGGGCAAAAAATTTATACAAATTCGACCCTTTTGCCAAAATAACGAGGCATTTAGTATTGCTGGTCCGCTTATGCCCCTATGCGTAAAAAGCAGATTGTCACTAAATTTATGGCTTTCATTTTTGCTATTTATTTCCACCTCGGCGTTTAGGCTAACGCCACTAAGTTCTTTAAACCAAAACTCATCTTTTTGTACGCTAAATCCAACAAGTGCAGGCAAAAGAGTTGATGTTTCAATGCCAAAATCATTTGTTATTTTATAACCAATGTCGCTTGCGCCAAGGGCTTTATAACTTAGTCCGCCACTTGCGATGACTAAATTTCTAGCTCTAAATTTCTCATCTTTTGTCAAAATTTCAAAAATTTCATCTACTTTTTTAGCACCAAGAACTTCTTCGTTGTAAAAAATATCCGCTTTCTGTCTTTTCAAAAGCACGTTTAAAACGCTCTTTGCGCCACTATCGCAGAAAAATTGATTTTTCTTTTGCTCACTAAATTTAAGCTCGCTAAAAAATTTTAAAACTTGATCTGGAGTCAATACTTTTAAAATTTGCTCTATAAATTTTTGCTCGCCAAGGTAGTTTTTAGCGCTTATGAAGCGGTTTGTGATGTTGCATCTGCCTCCACCGCTTGCTAGGATCTTTTTGCCAGCGCTGCTATTTTTCTCTAAGATAGCAACTTTTTTATCCTTTAAATTTGCCCCTAAAAATAGTCCGCTAGCACCAGCGCCAATGATGATGACGTCATAGATCAAAACTTCAAGCTCTCTTTTAAAGCAGCCTCGCTTGTAAGGCGAGAGTCAAATTTGATCACTTGATTTTTCTCGTTTTTGTAATAATCGACTACACCTTTTTGGCTATTTAGTAATTCTAAATTTAAGCTAACTTCAGGACTTAGATAGATGTTCTTAAAAATTCTTGGATCGCTTAGGCTAAAGAGCAAAACAAGCCATATCACGCAAAGTACCACGCAGATGATGGCTAGTGCTTTAAAACCAAAGGCATGCAATATATACCCACCAAATGCACCTCCAACAAAGCTTCCTAGATAGCCAAATGAATTAAATACACCAAGGGCTGAGCCTTTTTGTGAGGATTTTACAAATTTTGTTGCGGTTGATTGCATGATGGGCTCGTGAAGGTTAAATCCTATAAAAAATATAGCAACTCCCAAAACGAAGATAAAAAGTGTAAAGCTAATGGCAAAAATAGTGTAGGTTAGGGCAAAAAGTAGCGTACCAGCTATCAAGATGACCTTGCTAAGCCCCTTGCCATCGCCAAGGGCACCAGCTAGCCCCATAGCCAAAAAGCCAAGTACGGCACCAAGTGTATAGACCTTGTAAAGCTCGCTGCTTTCGTAACCATACTCTTTTACTAAAACGATAGGGATTACCAAAAATGCGATGCTTGCTAGCATCTTTTGCATAAAAGAGGTGAAATTTATGATCATGTAGTCTTTTTGCAAAAACAGCTTACCAAATGGCACTTTTTCACTTTTAGCGCTCACTTTTATCTCTTTTGGCACAACGGTATAAAGAAGTACAATGCAAAGCAGGCTAAGAGCGGCACTTAGATAAAAGAGACTTGAAAGTCCGTAGTCTCTAGCAAGAAGCGGTCCAAGTACCATAGAAAGTGTGAAACTAAGCCCTATAAAAGCGCCCATTATCGCCATGGCTTTTGAGCGTTTTTCTTCTGTTATATAGTCACTTATCATCGCAGTTGCAACTGCTCCGATAGCACCTACGCCTTGTAAAAATCTACCAAATAGCATGGTAAAAATATCGCTTGTAAGTGCACAAATTATTGAGCCGATGATAAAAACCAAAAGTCCGATTGTTAATGTTTTTTTGCGTCCTATCCTATCCGAGAGCGCTCCAAAAGGCACTTGAAATATCATCTGTGAGATCGCATAGACGCCTACTATTAGCCCTACTAAAAACTCGTTTGCTCCGCGTAAATTTAAGGCATAAAGGCTAAGCACTGGCAAAACTATAAAAAGACCTAAAAATCTGCTTGCTATGATAAAAGATAGTGGTAAAACGCTTTTTAACATAAAATTTTCCTTATTTTTAAAAGGACTAAGTTTATCATTTTAACACTAATTTAAATTTAAAAATTTAATCTACTTTTTTGTAAAATATGCCCAAAAATCAAGGAGCTCTTGCAATGAAGATTGTGCTTGCGACATCAAATTTAGACAAAGTAAAAGAGATAAAAGAGTTTTTAAAAGGCTATGAAATTTACGCCTTAAGCGAGGTTGTAAAGCCATTTGAGATCGTTGAAGATGGCAACACTTTTCAGCAAAATGCACTCATAAAGTCAAAAGCTGTCTTTGCAAAGCTTAAAGAGCAGGGGCTTGATAATGAGCTTATCGCTCTTAGCGATGATAGTGGCATTAGTGTGGATGCACTTGGTGGCGAGCCCGGGATCTACTCTGCGCGCTATTTTGACCTTGATGAAAATGGCAAGGTATGCGGCAAGAACGCAAATGACGCAAACAACAGAGCAAAGCTAATTAGTAAGCTAAAGGCGCTAAATTTAAAGAGCTCACCAGCTCATTACACCGCCTGTATCGCTATTAGCTCGAAATTTGGCGACTACACAACTCATGGCTTTATGTATGGCAAAGCGATAGATGAGGAGCGTGGTACAAATGGCTTTGGCTACGACGCGCTCTTTATCCCAGATGGCTTTACTAAAACGCTTGGCGAGCTAGATAATGAGACGAAGCTTAAAATTTCTCACCGTTCAAAAGGCCTGGAGCTTGCAAATTTTGTACTAAAGAGCCTAAAAATACATTATAAAATAGATCAAGGTTTATGTTTAAATTTTATATAATTAATTTATAAAATGTTGGTATTTTAAAATTAAGTTGTATACTTTTTAGTTTATTGTAAATTGCTTTTGGATAGAGTGATATAAATAAAAAATTGGAGATACAAAATGAATGTGGTTGAAGATAAAGAAGAATTAAAAATAGCAGAATTTAATGATGAGCAAGATTCTGAATATGGATCGTACGAAGTATATTATAATCTAACAAGTTATGGGATTGATTTTCCAGTAGATGGTCTTATAAATAGATACGATAGGGGGAAAGTATATTTGCCTAGCTTTCAAAGAAATTATGTTTGGAAAAAGAAACAAGCCTCTAAATTTATAGAATCATTATTGTTGGGACTACCTGTTCCTGGTATTTTTCTTTATAAAGATAAAGATGAGAAGTTGCTCATAATAGATGGTTATCAACGAATAGAATCTATATCTAGATATTTTAGAAATTCATTTGATAATCGTGATTTTAGATTAGATGGTATTAATCAAGATTTTAATGGAAAAAAGTATGAAAATCTTAGAGAAAATGAAAAGGACAAAATAGCTACATCAATAATACATGCTACTATTATTAAAGCAGATAATCCAGAGGACAAAAATTATCATGCTATCTATGCAATTTTTGAAAGACTTAATACGGGTGGTGTAAAATTAAGCCCACAAGAGGTTAGAAATTGTGTTTCGGATGGTGTATTAAGACAGGAAATAACAAAGCTTGCCAATCTAGATGTGGTTAAAAAATTTATTTCAATTGATAATACAAGAAAGAAAGATGAAGAAATAATTTTAAGACTATTGGCATTATCATTCGATGAATATACTGGAAATATGAAACAGTTTTTAAATGATTTTATGTTTAAAAATAAAGATTTAGATGAGGATAATGTAAAAAAAGGCGTTGATGACTTTTTGAACATGGTAGAATTTTTAAATAAGATAAATTCTGATGAATATTTTAGAAGAAATGATCAATTAAGTATTGCTATTTTGGATTCTTTATGGGTTGGAATTTATAAAAATTATGATTTTTTACAAAATAAATCAATCAATCAAATAAAAGAAAAAATTAACCAATTAATGCAAGACTCGATGTATAAAGAAGCTATAAAGACTGGCACAACACATAATGTTAAAAGTGTTAAAGATAGAATAGAAAAATCAATAGAATTTTTAAGAAATGTGCAGTAGTTTTGACAAATTTAATAAAACTATTAATGATTTAAACAATCAAATAGATCTGCTTTTAAAAGATGATATAGATACAGATATTATAGATCATCTAACAAAGCACTTAATTTTATTAATGGCTGGATATGTTGAGAAAAATGTTAAAAATATAGTTGAAGATTGTCTGAAAGAAAAAAAGATACCAAAAGAATTTAAAAA
It includes:
- a CDS encoding OmpA family protein → MKKIALAMVAATAVFASNAAYNYEVTPTIGGVHPEGNLRVKDHNFVGVRAARNLEDFFFDQVELGVDYTQKAKEKTGSLTREGRVLRYHANLVKDIVDFGPVSLYGLVGAGYEDVPAIFVKNEDGGFGQYGFGLRYQVTDRFALKAEARDAIKFEHADHNLFYSLGFGIGLDSKAAPVVAAAPVAAVTPAATPVLDDDNDGVPNDIDQCPNTPAGVVVDERGCEKVIVLRDLDVNFAFDSYKVGPKYAAEIKKVADFMGEHPDYKVVLAGHTDSVGAEAYNQKLSEKRAKAVADVLAGYGVSEDKISTVGYGELKPIATNKTKEGRAQNRRVEATFNK
- a CDS encoding HAD family hydrolase, whose translation is MKKTILFDLDGTLIDSTSAILKGFDRAFLSHGKKEPDHNVLKSLVGHPLEIMFERLGASKNLIDSYIKEYKACYEKNYLDETVLLDYANEALKEANSFADVGIVTTKTSKFSIILLEHLGVMKYIKTVIGRDDVTNPKPNPEPINLALDRLNKDKNNAFMVGDTIMDLMAAQAAFVTGVGLTCGYGQKSDLEKFSKHIFSNPFEAVSFIKEV
- a CDS encoding MFS transporter, whose translation is MLKSVLPLSFIIASRFLGLFIVLPVLSLYALNLRGANEFLVGLIVGVYAISQMIFQVPFGALSDRIGRKKTLTIGLLVFIIGSIICALTSDIFTMLFGRFLQGVGAIGAVATAMISDYITEEKRSKAMAIMGAFIGLSFTLSMVLGPLLARDYGLSSLFYLSAALSLLCIVLLYTVVPKEIKVSAKSEKVPFGKLFLQKDYMIINFTSFMQKMLASIAFLVIPIVLVKEYGYESSELYKVYTLGAVLGFLAMGLAGALGDGKGLSKVILIAGTLLFALTYTIFAISFTLFIFVLGVAIFFIGFNLHEPIMQSTATKFVKSSQKGSALGVFNSFGYLGSFVGGAFGGYILHAFGFKALAIICVVLCVIWLVLLFSLSDPRIFKNIYLSPEVSLNLELLNSQKGVVDYYKNEKNQVIKFDSRLTSEAALKESLKF
- a CDS encoding non-canonical purine NTP pyrophosphatase yields the protein MKIVLATSNLDKVKEIKEFLKGYEIYALSEVVKPFEIVEDGNTFQQNALIKSKAVFAKLKEQGLDNELIALSDDSGISVDALGGEPGIYSARYFDLDENGKVCGKNANDANNRAKLISKLKALNLKSSPAHYTACIAISSKFGDYTTHGFMYGKAIDEERGTNGFGYDALFIPDGFTKTLGELDNETKLKISHRSKGLELANFVLKSLKIHYKIDQGLCLNFI
- a CDS encoding DUF262 domain-containing protein, which produces MNVVEDKEELKIAEFNDEQDSEYGSYEVYYNLTSYGIDFPVDGLINRYDRGKVYLPSFQRNYVWKKKQASKFIESLLLGLPVPGIFLYKDKDEKLLIIDGYQRIESISRYFRNSFDNRDFRLDGINQDFNGKKYENLRENEKDKIATSIIHATIIKADNPEDKNYHAIYAIFERLNTGGVKLSPQEVRNCVSDGVLRQEITKLANLDVVKKFISIDNTRKKDEEIILRLLALSFDEYTGNMKQFLNDFMFKNKDLDEDNVKKGVDDFLNMVEFLNKINSDEYFRRNDQLSIAILDSLWVGIYKNYDFLQNKSINQIKEKINQLMQDSMYKEAIKTGTTHNVKSVKDRIEKSIEFLRNVQ
- a CDS encoding NAD(P)/FAD-dependent oxidoreductase — protein: MIYDVIIIGAGASGLFLGANLKDKKVAILEKNSSAGKKILASGGGRCNITNRFISAKNYLGEQKFIEQILKVLTPDQVLKFFSELKFSEQKKNQFFCDSGAKSVLNVLLKRQKADIFYNEEVLGAKKVDEIFEILTKDEKFRARNLVIASGGLSYKALGASDIGYKITNDFGIETSTLLPALVGFSVQKDEFWFKELSGVSLNAEVEINSKNESHKFSDNLLFTHRGISGPAILNASLFWQKGRICINFLPKFSEKNLVNGKKQLSSVLPLPKRFVLEFLKNFSLKDRAFYEFSDEERQIIKRLFAYEFAPAGTFGFERAEVTKGGVKTNFLDENLECKSVKGLYFIGEVLDITGMLGGYNLHFAFASALKVARVLNL